A region from the Streptomyces sp. 3214.6 genome encodes:
- a CDS encoding ABC transporter ATP-binding protein produces MAAQQGETSRGWARRLAGYAWRHPTDVVLALGSSLAGMAVMALVPLVTKVIIDDVIGDHSRDMAPWAGALLGAALLVYVLTYIRRYYGGRLALDVQHDLRTEMFETITRLDGRRQDELSTGQVVGRATSDLQLIQGLLFMLPMTIGNLLLFLISLVIMAWLSLPLTLVALAVAPALAYIAKRSRTKLHPATWYAQAQAAAVAGVVDGAVSGVRVVKGFGQEDQETGKLREVGRRLFAGRLRTIRLNSAYTPALQAVPALGQVAMLALGGWLAVRGHITLGTFVAFSTYLAQLVGPVRMLAMVLTVGQQARAGTERVLELIDTEPSMTDGAKELPADAPATVEFDDVSFGYDPDRPVLDGLTFEIRPGETLAVVGSSGSGKSTVSLLLPRFYDVTRGAVLVGGHDVRELTQDSLRAAIGLVPEDSFLFSDTVRANIAYGRPDATQDEIEAAARAAQADRFIAELPDGYDTTVGEHGLTLSGGQRQRVALARAILTDPRLLVLDDATSAVDAAVEHEIHEALRQVMQGRTTLLIAHRRSTLNLADRIAVLDAGRLADLGTHEELQERSALYRRLLTDPDGLGGVSPGHAQPVAPGEDTSVRDELDAEFDAERGVTPRLWTGDREPKDTALSGMPATPELLAQVEALPPAVDTPGIDEGRAVQPEESYGLRRLLRGFGAPLLVSLGLVAVDAGMSLLLPVMIRHGIDQGVTRMALGAVWAASLLALLAVLVQWFAQTGEIRMTGRTGERVLYTLRLKIFAQLQRLGLDYYERELTGRIMTRMTTDVDALSTFLQTGLVTAFVSVVTFFGIMVALLVIDVQLALVVFATLPPLVIATFFFRRASVKAYELARERVSSVNADLQESVSGLRIVQAFRRERDGGARFAERSDSYRQARIRGQWLISVYFPFVQLLSSVAAAAVLIAGAGRIEAATLTTGALVAYLLYIDLFFAPVQQLSQVFDGYQQATVSLGRIQELLQEPTSTKSADEPLDVLSLRGEIAFEDVHFKYGDEEEALTGIELSIPAGQTVAFVGETGAGKSTLVKLVARFYDPTGGRVTVDGTDLRSLDLTSYRHRLGVVPQEAYLFPGTVRDAIAYGRPEATDAEVEAAARAVGAHEMIATLDGGYLHEVAERGRNLSAGQRQLIALARAELVDPDVLLLDEATAALDLATEAQVNQATDRLAGRRTTLVVAHRLTTAARADRVVVMDHGQVVEDGTHDELLALDGRYARLWRTFVGEVEPEEPVGASR; encoded by the coding sequence GTGGCAGCGCAGCAGGGGGAGACATCGCGAGGCTGGGCACGCCGCCTGGCAGGCTACGCATGGCGTCACCCGACGGACGTCGTTCTCGCGCTCGGCTCCTCCCTGGCCGGCATGGCCGTCATGGCCCTGGTCCCGCTGGTCACCAAGGTGATCATCGACGACGTCATCGGCGATCACAGCCGTGACATGGCCCCCTGGGCGGGAGCCCTCCTCGGCGCCGCGCTCCTCGTCTACGTCCTCACCTACATCCGCCGCTACTACGGCGGCCGGCTCGCCCTCGACGTCCAGCACGACCTGCGGACCGAGATGTTCGAGACGATCACCCGGCTCGACGGCCGCCGCCAGGACGAGCTGTCCACCGGGCAGGTCGTGGGCCGCGCCACCAGCGACCTCCAGCTGATCCAGGGCCTGCTGTTCATGCTCCCGATGACGATCGGGAACCTGCTCCTCTTCCTGATCTCCCTGGTGATCATGGCGTGGCTGTCGCTGCCGCTGACCCTGGTCGCCCTCGCCGTGGCGCCCGCGCTGGCATACATCGCCAAGCGCAGCCGCACCAAGCTGCACCCGGCGACCTGGTACGCACAGGCGCAGGCGGCGGCGGTCGCGGGCGTGGTCGACGGCGCCGTCAGCGGCGTCCGCGTGGTGAAGGGCTTCGGGCAGGAGGACCAGGAGACGGGCAAACTGCGCGAGGTCGGCCGCCGGCTCTTCGCGGGCCGGCTGCGCACCATCCGACTCAACAGCGCGTACACCCCGGCCCTCCAGGCAGTCCCCGCGCTCGGCCAGGTCGCGATGCTGGCGCTGGGCGGCTGGCTGGCCGTGCGCGGGCACATCACCCTCGGCACGTTCGTCGCGTTCTCCACCTACCTCGCCCAGCTCGTCGGCCCGGTCCGGATGCTCGCCATGGTCCTCACGGTGGGCCAGCAGGCCCGCGCGGGCACCGAACGCGTCCTGGAGCTGATCGACACCGAGCCGTCGATGACGGACGGCGCCAAGGAACTCCCCGCCGACGCCCCCGCCACCGTCGAGTTCGACGACGTCTCCTTCGGCTACGACCCCGACCGCCCCGTCCTCGACGGTCTCACCTTCGAGATCCGCCCCGGCGAGACCCTCGCGGTCGTCGGCTCCTCCGGCTCCGGGAAATCGACGGTCTCCCTCCTCCTGCCCCGCTTCTACGACGTCACCCGGGGCGCCGTCCTCGTCGGCGGCCACGACGTCCGCGAGCTCACCCAGGACTCCCTGCGGGCCGCGATCGGCCTGGTCCCTGAGGACTCCTTCCTCTTCTCCGACACGGTCCGCGCCAACATCGCCTACGGCCGTCCCGACGCCACCCAGGACGAGATCGAGGCCGCCGCCCGCGCCGCCCAGGCCGACCGGTTCATCGCCGAACTGCCCGACGGCTACGACACGACGGTCGGCGAGCACGGCCTCACCCTCTCCGGCGGCCAGCGCCAGCGCGTCGCCCTCGCCCGCGCGATCCTCACCGACCCGCGCCTGCTGGTCCTCGACGACGCCACCTCCGCCGTGGACGCTGCCGTCGAGCACGAGATCCACGAGGCGCTCAGGCAGGTCATGCAGGGCCGCACGACCCTCCTCATCGCCCACCGCCGCTCCACCCTCAACCTCGCCGACCGCATCGCCGTCCTCGACGCGGGACGCCTCGCCGACCTCGGCACCCACGAGGAACTCCAGGAACGCTCCGCGCTCTACCGCCGCCTGCTCACCGACCCCGACGGCCTCGGCGGCGTGTCGCCCGGGCACGCCCAGCCGGTCGCGCCCGGCGAGGACACCTCCGTCCGCGACGAGCTGGACGCCGAGTTCGACGCCGAGCGCGGTGTGACGCCCCGGCTGTGGACCGGCGACCGCGAGCCGAAGGACACCGCCCTGTCCGGGATGCCCGCCACTCCCGAACTCCTCGCCCAGGTGGAGGCGCTGCCCCCAGCCGTCGACACCCCCGGCATCGACGAGGGGCGGGCCGTCCAGCCGGAGGAGTCGTACGGCCTGCGCAGGCTGCTGCGCGGCTTCGGCGCGCCGCTGCTGGTCAGCCTCGGCCTGGTCGCCGTCGACGCCGGGATGAGCCTGCTGCTGCCGGTGATGATCCGGCACGGCATCGACCAGGGGGTGACGAGGATGGCGCTGGGCGCCGTCTGGGCCGCCTCGCTGCTGGCGCTGCTCGCCGTGCTGGTGCAGTGGTTCGCGCAGACCGGTGAGATCCGGATGACCGGCCGCACCGGCGAACGCGTTCTGTACACCCTCCGCCTGAAGATCTTCGCCCAGCTGCAGCGGCTCGGACTCGACTACTACGAGCGGGAGTTGACCGGCCGGATCATGACCCGGATGACGACCGACGTCGACGCCCTGTCCACGTTCCTGCAGACGGGGCTGGTCACCGCCTTCGTCTCGGTCGTCACCTTCTTCGGCATCATGGTCGCGCTGCTGGTGATCGACGTACAGCTCGCGCTGGTCGTCTTCGCGACGCTCCCGCCGCTGGTCATCGCCACCTTCTTCTTCCGCCGGGCGAGCGTGAAGGCGTACGAGCTCGCCCGCGAGCGGGTGTCGTCGGTCAACGCCGACCTCCAGGAGTCGGTGTCCGGGCTCAGGATCGTGCAGGCCTTCCGGCGCGAGCGGGACGGCGGGGCGCGGTTCGCGGAGCGCAGCGACAGCTACCGCCAGGCCCGTATCAGGGGCCAGTGGCTGATCTCGGTCTACTTCCCGTTCGTGCAGCTGCTGTCGTCGGTCGCGGCGGCGGCGGTGCTGATCGCGGGCGCGGGCCGGATCGAGGCGGCGACGCTGACGACCGGCGCCCTGGTGGCGTATCTGCTGTACATCGACCTTTTCTTCGCGCCGGTCCAGCAGCTCTCCCAGGTCTTCGACGGCTACCAGCAGGCGACCGTCTCCCTGGGCCGCATCCAGGAGCTGCTCCAGGAGCCGACGTCCACGAAGTCCGCCGACGAACCGCTCGACGTCCTCTCGCTGCGCGGCGAGATCGCCTTCGAGGACGTGCACTTCAAGTACGGCGATGAGGAAGAGGCCCTGACCGGGATCGAGTTGAGCATCCCCGCGGGCCAGACGGTCGCGTTCGTCGGCGAGACCGGCGCCGGCAAGTCGACCCTCGTCAAGCTGGTGGCCCGGTTCTACGACCCCACCGGCGGCCGGGTCACGGTCGACGGCACGGATCTGCGTTCGCTCGACCTCACGTCGTACCGCCATCGTCTGGGCGTCGTACCGCAGGAGGCGTATCTCTTCCCCGGCACCGTCCGTGACGCCATCGCCTACGGTCGGCCCGAGGCCACGGACGCCGAGGTGGAGGCGGCGGCGCGGGCGGTCGGCGCGCACGAGATGATCGCGACGCTCGACGGCGGCTATCTGCACGAGGTCGCCGAGCGCGGCCGCAACCTCTCCGCCGGTCAGCGTCAGCTGATCGCGCTGGCCCGCGCGGAACTCGTCGACCCGGACGTCCTGCTCCTCGACGAGGCCACGGCCGCCCTGGACCTGGCGACGGAAGCCCAGGTCAATCAGGCCACGGACCGTCTCGCAGGCCGCCGTACGACCCTGGTGGTGGCCCACCGCCTGACCACCGCAGCCCGCGCGGACCGCGTCGTGGTCATGGACCACGGCCAGGTCGTGGAGGACGGCACCCACGACGAGCTGCTCGCCCTGGACGGGCGCTACGCCCGCCTGTGGCGGACCTTCGTCGGCGAGGTCGAGCCCGAGGAGCCGGTGGGCGCGTCCCGGTGA
- a CDS encoding signal peptidase II, whose translation MLILAAVVLLADQLTKLWAVSALSDSERVAVIPPLIYFRLLYNPGAAFSIGIEATWVFTLATAAAVVGILYTARRLASAGWALVLGALLGGAVSHLGDRLFREPGLGRGHVVDFIDYGPFVGNVADIALVCGCAGLVLLSLRGVQLAKVPGEKSA comes from the coding sequence ATGCTCATACTGGCGGCGGTAGTCCTGCTCGCGGACCAGCTCACCAAACTGTGGGCGGTCTCCGCGCTGTCCGACAGCGAGCGCGTCGCCGTGATCCCGCCTCTGATCTACTTCCGACTGCTGTACAACCCTGGTGCCGCGTTCTCCATAGGCATCGAGGCGACATGGGTGTTCACCCTGGCAACGGCAGCGGCAGTGGTCGGCATTCTCTACACCGCACGCCGACTGGCCTCGGCGGGCTGGGCGCTCGTACTGGGCGCGCTGCTCGGCGGTGCGGTATCCCACCTGGGCGACCGACTCTTCCGCGAGCCCGGCCTGGGCCGCGGGCATGTTGTGGACTTCATCGACTACGGCCCGTTCGTGGGTAACGTCGCCGACATCGCGCTCGTCTGCGGGTGCGCTGGGTTGGTGCTGCTCAGCCTGCGTGGTGTGCAACTCGCTAAGGTGCCGGGCGAAAAATCCGCCTAG
- a CDS encoding serine hydrolase — MTHRTTRSRRLLGAGLTAGVLITGVAAAAPAAAAAAPTVSCTSARAGLAAKLQKDITAALANRAGTVAVGLYDRTTNTTCTLRATSAYDSASVVKVTVLSALLWDAKKHNRYLTTRETTLAKAMITQSDNNATTTLWKQLGMTKIKGFLTAAGMTRTVPGANGYWGLTQINVTDEQKLLKLITAKNTVLSDNSRAYILKLMNQVISSQRWGTPAGAPSTVTVHVKNGWLQRSTHGWRVHSVGTFNGGGHDYMITVLTHGNSTMSYGVTTIQNVAKAIHKDLVPTTTANSATIQRYVPTDRPQEAIPAVPSSG, encoded by the coding sequence ATGACTCACCGGACCACAAGAAGCAGAAGACTGCTCGGCGCCGGGCTCACCGCCGGCGTCCTCATAACCGGCGTGGCCGCCGCCGCACCCGCCGCGGCCGCCGCCGCCCCGACGGTCAGCTGTACCTCCGCACGAGCGGGCCTGGCCGCCAAGTTGCAGAAGGACATCACCGCGGCGCTGGCGAACCGCGCGGGCACCGTCGCGGTCGGCCTCTACGACCGCACCACCAACACCACGTGCACCCTGCGCGCGACTTCGGCCTACGACTCCGCGAGCGTCGTCAAGGTCACCGTCCTCTCCGCGCTGCTGTGGGACGCCAAGAAGCACAACCGCTACCTGACCACCAGGGAGACCACGCTCGCCAAGGCCATGATCACGCAGTCGGACAACAACGCGACCACGACCCTGTGGAAGCAGCTCGGCATGACGAAGATCAAGGGCTTCCTCACCGCCGCCGGCATGACTCGGACCGTGCCGGGCGCGAACGGCTACTGGGGCCTGACCCAGATCAACGTCACCGACGAGCAGAAGCTGCTCAAGCTGATCACCGCCAAGAACACCGTGCTGAGCGACAACTCCCGCGCGTACATCCTCAAGCTGATGAACCAGGTCATCTCCTCGCAGCGCTGGGGTACGCCGGCCGGGGCGCCCTCGACCGTGACGGTGCACGTCAAGAACGGCTGGCTGCAGCGCTCCACGCACGGTTGGCGCGTGCACAGCGTCGGCACGTTCAATGGCGGCGGCCACGACTACATGATCACCGTGCTCACCCACGGCAACAGCACCATGAGCTACGGCGTCACCACCATCCAGAACGTGGCCAAGGCCATCCACAAGGACCTGGTGCCGACGACGACCGCGAACAGTGCGACCATCCAGCGGTACGTGCCGACGGACAGGCCCCAGGAGGCGATCCCGGCGGTGCCTTCGAGCGGCTGA
- a CDS encoding transposase, which produces MRRPDLLPDPQAQTAREFLGLLKALRERWPGEKLYIVLDNFSPHRHAEVRAWAADNDVELVFLPTYGSWLNWIESEFAALRYFALNGTDHRTHDEQNAAIAAYIRWRNSRAEPKTRFAPESSIRQWTAYPAKAA; this is translated from the coding sequence GTGAGACGGCCAGATCTACTACCGGATCCGCAAGCGCAAACGGCGCGCGAGTTCCTCGGCCTGCTCAAGGCCCTGCGAGAGCGCTGGCCTGGGGAGAAGCTCTACATCGTGCTCGACAACTTCTCCCCGCACCGGCACGCCGAGGTACGCGCCTGGGCCGCCGACAACGACGTCGAGCTGGTCTTCCTGCCGACCTACGGATCCTGGCTGAACTGGATCGAATCCGAGTTCGCAGCCCTGCGCTACTTCGCGCTGAACGGCACCGATCATCGCACCCACGACGAGCAGAACGCCGCCATCGCCGCCTACATCCGCTGGCGGAACAGCCGGGCCGAGCCGAAGACCCGCTTCGCGCCCGAGTCATCGATCCGTCAGTGGACCGCATACCCGGCCAAGGCTGCGTGA